The Myripristis murdjan chromosome 17, fMyrMur1.1, whole genome shotgun sequence DNA segment gggttcggtgcgtgtttacatgacacgtgcgcaaccggaatattgcgaatattccggttaatacaggaataaggtctgcatgtaaacgtgctcaatgtaTCACAAGAGAAAGTATCACAATGATTTGATATTTTGTCCAGCCtcaacatatatatattcatgTAATATGTCAAAAGCTATGTTTCTTAACAGGCCAAGTGCCAGTGTTAATGAGCCAAATGACCTAACAACATTGCTGTATTCTCTACAGAAGAGATGAAGGCAGATGAGAAACAAGGGAGCCAGAGAGCTGAGATCACATTCAAATGAACCTCTAATTAATTAGGTCTGTGTAGCAGCACTGGGAGCCTGAGACAGAATACTTGTGCCATAAATAGGACGCTCATAGAAAGCACCTCGAATAACTGCCACTGTAGTTTGGATAATGATTTCCAAAGAAGCCGAAAAAGTAGCCGAGGCTTTGTGTTTCATGCCTTGAGAACTGTTTCACTTTTGCTCTTAATCTTTTGCATAAGAGTGAAAAATCAGGCATCAAAAGCAGAAGCGAGTGGAGgtaatgaaatgtaatgtgCTGGTGTAAAGCTGCTGAGAGAGCGCACAGAGTGTAATGTCTCCCCCAGTGAGAGTGAAGTTGTTCCATTTCCACAGCTCCACCACAAACCTTTCCTCTGTACCTGCTGTCTTTGTCGCTCTCAGGACCCTCTAGAAACGATACGGGCCAAGTGTGAGCAGACGGAGCACTGTGTGCACTACAAGGAGCGTCTGGAGATCTGTGAAGCCCGGGTCGGCTCCAGGTCCAGCACCGAGGAGGACTGCACAGAGGAGCTTTTTGACTTCCTGCATGCACGGGACcattgtgtaagtgtgtgtgtttgcaagtgtgGGACAAAGAGAGTGATggaaggggattttttttttttttttttttttaaatatatgtatttctttatttaaccACGACAAGCCCAGTGGGGTTTGGGCCAAGATagattgcacaaaaaaaaaacagaaacaaaagatgCAACAGACAGAATTAATACTACAATAAGCCTACCAGTGCAGTTTACAGTTCACTAACAAAAGACCACGCCAATAGGATACGAATCGAAAATAGTTGATTACATGATGGAGAACTGAGACAATGTATTGACTGTTTGGAGGGAATCATCGAGGGATCAGGGGATGGAGGGGGGAATGCAAAAACTAAGACAAAGGTGGGAGGAATGGATTAATGTGTGCCTAAACACTATTTTATGTGGAAGTGGGATGTGTTCGAGGTGTGGTCTTTGTTCCCAAAGTTGGTTATAAAACTTCATTTGTGGAAATAGAAATGGAAGACTCTGAGATGAGCTGACAGCCTGCCCCTCTCGTTCTCTCTTCTCCAAGCCCATACATGGcatatcagagagagaaaagacttcATATGACCCGTTTCAGATAAAGTGTTTAAGTCTGCatcagtgtgcggaggatctgtttgtctTAGTCTGTTTCAGAGTCGTTTACATGAACTTCTAGTAATCTAATTTCAGAAATGCCACTTAAATGAAGAACTCAGTTTACACTATCAGGTTGAGGGATTATGAGAAACTCAGTTAACAAAGGcagatttctgctggagaaaccggATCATTGTGCCATTTAAACTTTGCTTGGATTTCTGAACGGCTTTTTACATGCACAAGAAGAGAGCGGATAAGGAAAATGACACCATGTACAACACTGGGCAgaataaaaatgtcactgtgttcTATCTGAtcattgaatgttttttttttttttttttatgattttatgtccGTGTTACCACTGAAAATCTAATAGAACAAAAACATCtgccacagctgcagcagatttTGAGTAATCGCACCACAAGTAAATGCATTATCTGATCATCTTAATCTGGCAACTCAGTCATGGGTCATTCCTgcgtgcatgtaaatgtgctgGTAATGCCTTTAATGGTCTCCTGATTATGATACTTAATCATTTTTTATaattgttttcctctcttgctttctttaCAGGTATCACACAAGCTGTTCCACAACGTGAAATGAGCTGCCAGCCCAGTTCCAGTAGTGTTGCAGATGTTGAGTCTATTTAATTGCTAGAATTGTACAAATGCAGATAATAGCTATTTCTCGTCGATGTATTATTGTGAATAAAGtacaaatcttatttttttttcctttcttcggTTCCTGGACTAAATAATAACCTCTTTGGCTATAACACATATCATTTAGATGGTGTAAGAAGCAGCATGTAAATTTTGAGTCACTGCTTGTATGCATCTAAGTGGTGAAAGGTTGTGCACAGAAATGTTTAGGGCTTCAGGCTGATATTTCACAAGATGGACAGTTCATATGCAAAAATCACTGCTGCAGTAATGGAGAGTTTATCTCAGTGTTGGTGATTTATTAATCTTTGCTAAAGGCCAATAAATTTGGAACATTAAGTTTCAATTCCTCTCTGGTACAGCTAGACACGTTTGCCTGGCAGATTGTCTTCTCAGGATTTGCTTCATTAAACTTCCAAGCACTGTGAAAGCTGTTGAGTCTTGCgggtttctttttcttcttattcctttttttttttttaatgcatgtttgAACCCACACCAAACACACTTTACTCTGTAGAGGAGAGATTGGTAGACTTAACACCTAGGACTCAAAGTGAAATGTTTCATCttgacacagtttttttttaattattattttaatgaaggGACCTAATAAATGGAAGCTTGTTACACATTTTGAGATGAGACATTCTGAGAGATGACTGCCTTTCCTCACACTGCAAGGCATTTTTGTACATGGAAAATTCAgggctggcaaaaaaaaaaaaaaaaaaaaaaaaaaaaatcaaaattaggTGAATAGACAGCTCACCACCTGTCTTGCCACCTTGGAATGGTTTTCTTTCTAGAATACAAAGGTCAGAGTTCATCACCCCTTATCCTTCTGCATCTCCATAAACTTAAGAGTTAGCTGAGTCAGTCTTGAGTTGGGGAAGctcaaaagagagaaaaaataaaaaaaaaaacattctgcagTAAGAAGTACACCACACAATCCTGTAACTAATTAAAATAACCTGTTTAATTTTGCTTCatgtaaagcacattgaatTTACCTGTGTACGAAATGcacaatataaataaacttgacaaAATAATACGTTAACTAAAACTTTATTCAGTAAAAATACATCCAAACAatcatgataataaataaaatcatagcaaaataaaagtaaccTTTTAAAAAGTAGATACACTAATGAGCAGCTGGTGGCAGTGTTGCTCCAAGAATACTGTTGATAGTGTGTCTACAGAGTTTTTACAGTGATTTGAGAAGCCAGACTGTCACAAAATGATATATGTGGATAATCATGCACATGGTGCACAACGTCAGTGAGATGTAGAGCGATTCTCCTGATCACCAACGATTTTCCTTGTTGCTTTTGCCAACAAACTCGTCCATACATGcctacagagacacagagggagacaaagtTATTTTTCAGGAGTCAATACATTATGTTGGAATGGCCCCAGGAGAATCTGCCACAGCACTACTATATAATGGGATTGCTGAAGTAAATGTGTGGTTACCCAGAATGCTGAAAttttaataagaaaattaaTAAGATAAGAAAATGTGTTGCTTAGTTTGGCCTCTGTGCCAAGCAGTTTCCCCCGGTCTTGGCCACACATGCTTAGAATATGACTTAATGAGGTGATTTTTCTCCCCCCAGAAAAGCTACTAGTCATGATCATCATCAGTCAAACACTTTTCAAGTTGCTTGGATCAGGACTTCATGGCGTATTTTCTCACACAAGTTAGGCAAATATAACAGCTAGTGTCTACAGGTTATAGTTGTGTTATTATGGAGAAAACAGAAGGTTTATAGTGCCAAAATCTGACCGTACCTGCATGAGCAGCCTCTCCTTCCTCAGTTTCTTATagaaaagcagcacatctggatCGGCTCGGACCACCCGGGGGTCAAAGTCCATGACCCTCAGCCCCTCCAGGTTTCTGGCCCGGGACAGTGCCACGTAAGCCTGTCCGCTCTCAAACACACGTGCCAGTGAGATTTCCACACAGTCCAGAGTCATGCCCTAAGATACAGAAATTTAACAGAAATTATTAATAGGTGAGTTGTGTGTTTGGTCAAATTGCAATGCATTATATATCCCAACATTTGATGAATgatctcatatttttttcatttctttagtAGCGACTGCTTACACAAAGCAGCATATAGAAACGTAGGATCAGCTCATGACGTcactctgtttgtttctctgctgtaGATCAAACATGGGTGACATTTTAGTCATGACCATTAAACTCAATTACCCAGAGAGCCCAAGTTTTCCTGTCGAACCAATTTCAGGGAGCGAGTTCAGGACGTATAGAGTCTGCCGTGAGAGCACGAGAGACAGCTGAATAATTTATGATATCACTACCAGCGCACAGTCATCAGCCCTCTCGGCGCAGGAGAGCTGGTTCAGGGTCACTGACCAGACCTCCCAGGCAATTAAGATGTGAAGAGGAAACCTGGCTGTAGATCACTTCTGACTCTGCAGTGCTTGTTCGTTTCCCGCCAGCAGCAGTCTGTGTTCACTGGTAACCCAGGGATCAACAACACTCTCACTGTGGTAAATGGCACAGAGGAGTGGGAGTATATCAGAGCCATCCATCACTATGAAAGGCAGATTTGGTAAAGTAGTGGTAAAAATAACAAAGTGCATATTGAATAGTGCCTTAACAAAAAGGCACAAGGAGCTCTTGCTTGTGAGTAATGCTCCCATGCTGTGCCGGTAGAAGAAATAAAGCCCTTTGAAAACATATTCAGCAACACCCAAATATCACAGGCAAATTGTTCCACCAGCACCAGTTCCTCAAGTAAAAGCTGCAGGTAAAAAGAATAtgcatttttctcctctgaaaGCGGTCCCATCTCGCTTCTCCCTGTTGGTCTTAAACTTGGCTGATAAGCAATAAGGCGCACAGGCAGCCAGGACTGACTGAGTTTAAAAGACTCAGACACTGTAATCAAAATTGTTTCCATTTTTAGGCCTCCGGGGAAAAATCAtaatgaaaaactcaaaaaagtaaATGAGTTTTTGGTCAATGAGATGAAAACGGTCGTTCACCATAGATGTCATTCATTCAAGCTGAAACCACACAAACATCAAAGTgtaattgcaatatctgaacATGTTGTCTACAAATATGGCTTATAGTCTGGCACTGGTATTACCACACACCGCTTAAGTGTCTGTTTGGTACAACAACCCACTGATTACACATGAACACtcttttggtgtgtgtatgtgtgtgtgtgcctggttATTCACACCTGGCTCTTGTGGATGGAGATGGCCCAGGCCAGTTTGAGTGGCAGCTGCTGTCGGCTCAGGTAAATCCCGCCCCCAGATTTAAACATCCAGCGCTCTGGCTTCATCACTTCTGTGACCCCGCACAGGAAACGCACACGTGGGAGCCCTGAGGAAAGAGTTGCAAATACTGGCATAacttaaagtaataatctgtgagattttttttaaaaatagagatTAGACACAATACAATAGTGGTTCTTTCCCAAGAACAATAATCTGGCACACAGGAAGCAGTGTTTTTTCATTAGAAGGAAGAACTGGGTGGTGAACATGAGCATTAACCAGCAACCAgacaaaggggggaaaaaaaaaaaaaaaaaaaaaaacagcatacagaaaaatccaaggaaaaagacatcacagcACTGGACACAGTTTGGCTGACAAATCTAACAGAATACCATGAagtaaattttttaaaataaatattgtttgtgttttttttgttgttgttgttttcccagaatata contains these protein-coding regions:
- the LOC115375103 gene encoding cytochrome b-c1 complex subunit 6, mitochondrial-like, whose translation is MVFENKMITYGEPDDEEEEEEAAAEEQEEEEEEEEEDMVDPLETIRAKCEQTEHCVHYKERLEICEARVGSRSSTEEDCTEELFDFLHARDHCVSHKLFHNVK